The Exiguobacterium mexicanum genome includes a window with the following:
- a CDS encoding tRNA threonylcarbamoyladenosine dehydratase yields MLHQFSRNELAIGQDGLETLKGKTVAILGVGGVGSFAAEALARSGVGRIVLVDKDDIDITNVNRQIHALLSTVGQPKVEAMATRLLDINPELELVKLKMFYTEETFEEFFAQDLDFVIDASDTIIYKIHLIVECKRRGIPVISSMGMANKMDPTRIKVVDIKDTTYDPIAKMVRTRLRKERIHKGVPVVFSDESPIVTREDVNEVVGKKDAPIRKAKMPPSSNAFVPSVAGLVAAGYVINQMLETAGVEINRIQK; encoded by the coding sequence ATGTTACACCAGTTTTCACGTAATGAGTTGGCCATTGGTCAAGATGGTTTAGAAACATTGAAAGGGAAGACGGTCGCCATCCTCGGTGTCGGCGGTGTCGGGTCGTTCGCGGCCGAGGCGCTCGCACGCAGTGGCGTCGGACGAATCGTGCTCGTCGATAAAGATGATATCGATATCACGAACGTCAACCGCCAGATTCACGCGCTCTTGTCGACGGTCGGGCAACCTAAAGTCGAAGCGATGGCGACACGCCTCCTCGATATCAACCCTGAGCTCGAGCTCGTCAAATTAAAAATGTTCTACACGGAAGAGACGTTCGAAGAATTCTTCGCGCAAGACCTCGACTTCGTCATCGATGCCTCGGACACGATCATCTATAAGATCCACTTGATCGTCGAGTGCAAACGTCGTGGCATCCCGGTCATCTCGAGCATGGGCATGGCCAACAAGATGGACCCGACGCGCATCAAAGTCGTCGACATCAAGGATACGACATACGACCCGATCGCCAAAATGGTCCGGACGCGTCTCCGTAAAGAGCGCATCCATAAAGGCGTCCCGGTCGTCTTTTCAGACGAGTCGCCGATCGTGACACGCGAAGACGTGAATGAGGTCGTCGGGAAGAAAGATGCCCCGATCCGTAAAGCGAAGATGCCACCGAGTTCGAACGCGTTCGTCCCATCGGTCGCCGGCCTCGTCGCAGCAGGGTACGTCATCAACCAAATGCTTGAGACAGCTGGTGTCGAGATCAACCGCATCCAGAAATGA